A genomic region of Exiguobacterium oxidotolerans JCM 12280 contains the following coding sequences:
- a CDS encoding DUF86 domain-containing protein has protein sequence MYFVNREKIEQTVICFETALRQSKELTGDAVTTALALERIGFLVIESIIDIGNSMIDGFIMRDPGSYEDIVLILEDERVIDAELATSLKRIVALRTPIVREFTKSSTAEIRTVLGEEEIELRRFPSAVRQYLETELGPVSAFLPNEE, from the coding sequence ATGTATTTCGTGAATCGGGAAAAGATTGAACAAACGGTGATTTGTTTCGAGACAGCGCTTCGTCAAAGCAAAGAGTTAACGGGGGATGCGGTGACGACAGCTTTAGCGTTGGAACGGATCGGGTTTTTAGTCATCGAAAGTATCATTGATATCGGAAATAGTATGATTGATGGTTTCATCATGCGTGATCCGGGAAGTTATGAAGATATCGTATTGATTTTAGAAGACGAGCGGGTGATTGACGCTGAACTCGCGACGAGCTTAAAACGAATCGTCGCACTGCGGACACCAATCGTCCGTGAGTTTACGAAGTCGAGTACAGCAGAGATTCGGACAGTCTTAGGCGAGGAAGAAATAGAGCTTCGTCGATTTCCGTCCGCGGTCCGTCAATACTTAGAGACAGAACTCGGACCCGTCTCGGCATTTTTACCAAACGAGGAGTGA
- the glpX gene encoding class II fructose-bisphosphatase, which translates to MERELALEIVRATEAAALASAQWIGRGKKNEADDAATTAMREVLNTVNMTGTVVIGEGELDEAPMLFIGEQLGTTNGPIVDIAVDPLEGTNIVAKGLGNAMVVIAVADQGALLHAPDMYMDKLTVGPNLKGHVSLDDPLEVIIEKAAELNNKRIEDVTVIMQDRPRHDHFREAAMRMGARVRLFEDGDVSAGIAPLSPATGIDIFIGTGGAPEGVITAAAVKAMGGDMQARLHPMDDEETARVIRMGLADPLQLLTLDDLIKSDDCIFAATGVTTGEMLDGVKFITDDIVETTSLVMRSKTRTIRKVIAEHSLSRKPYLQNVPQTL; encoded by the coding sequence ATGGAACGGGAACTTGCATTAGAAATCGTCCGCGCAACAGAGGCTGCTGCCCTCGCATCTGCACAATGGATTGGTCGTGGGAAAAAGAACGAGGCGGATGATGCCGCAACGACAGCGATGCGTGAAGTCTTGAATACGGTCAACATGACAGGAACCGTCGTCATCGGCGAAGGTGAACTCGATGAAGCGCCGATGCTGTTCATCGGCGAACAACTCGGAACAACGAATGGTCCAATCGTCGACATCGCGGTCGATCCACTCGAAGGCACGAACATCGTCGCAAAAGGACTCGGTAATGCGATGGTCGTCATCGCTGTCGCTGATCAAGGCGCACTCTTGCATGCTCCTGACATGTACATGGATAAATTGACGGTCGGCCCGAACTTAAAAGGACATGTCTCCCTCGACGACCCACTCGAAGTCATCATTGAAAAGGCAGCTGAACTGAACAATAAACGGATTGAAGACGTCACGGTCATCATGCAGGATCGTCCCCGTCACGACCACTTCCGTGAAGCCGCTATGCGTATGGGCGCCCGTGTTCGGTTATTCGAGGACGGCGATGTTTCTGCCGGAATCGCCCCCCTTTCACCGGCAACAGGCATCGACATCTTCATCGGAACGGGCGGTGCACCGGAAGGCGTCATCACCGCTGCTGCTGTCAAAGCCATGGGTGGCGACATGCAGGCACGCTTACACCCGATGGATGACGAAGAGACGGCCCGTGTCATTCGGATGGGACTTGCTGATCCGTTACAATTGTTGACGCTCGACGACTTAATCAAGAGTGACGATTGTATCTTCGCGGCAACAGGTGTCACGACCGGTGAAATGCTCGACGGCGTTAAGTTCATCACAGACGACATCGTGGAAACGACGTCGCTCGTCATGCGCTCAAAAACACGGACCATCCGTAAAGTCATCGCGGAACATAGTCTGTCACGTAAACCGTACTTGCAAAATGTTCCCCAAACCCTTTAA
- a CDS encoding DUF3055 domain-containing protein, with the protein MMEELDFLYDDVEQTKTRFICWIGETSRFDLAITHSEHFFGKILVLNLLSNRFAIIGADDFDEPGYIAHAFDLEKDAADELERYLSEYIGLT; encoded by the coding sequence ATGATGGAAGAACTCGATTTTTTATATGATGATGTCGAACAGACGAAAACACGGTTTATTTGTTGGATTGGTGAAACGAGTCGGTTCGATTTAGCAATCACGCACTCGGAACATTTTTTCGGAAAGATTTTAGTGCTGAATTTACTGTCGAACCGCTTCGCAATCATCGGTGCCGATGATTTTGACGAACCGGGTTATATCGCGCATGCCTTCGACCTCGAAAAAGACGCAGCTGATGAACTCGAACGGTATTTAAGTGAATACATCGGTCTCACATGA
- a CDS encoding general stress protein yields the protein MRIVGIYKTVPEIVSAVHDLRVAGVISTDLKVVAHDRYDLDQIEDMADLHNHQTSTKLSQEEHMNLWHEIKDIFKKKESASTSHTGVLEASGLNKEDVDRANKAVEDHQFVLLVGDEADQHSERRAHDESDNTNVFSGPNTLNERNDRLI from the coding sequence ATGAGAATCGTCGGGATTTATAAAACTGTGCCAGAAATCGTTAGTGCTGTTCATGATTTGCGTGTCGCCGGAGTCATTTCAACGGACTTGAAAGTCGTTGCCCATGACCGCTATGATTTAGATCAAATCGAAGACATGGCAGATTTGCATAATCACCAGACGTCAACGAAACTGTCACAAGAAGAGCATATGAATCTATGGCATGAAATCAAAGACATCTTCAAAAAGAAAGAATCCGCTTCGACGTCACATACCGGTGTATTGGAAGCGAGTGGCTTGAACAAAGAAGATGTCGACCGTGCAAACAAAGCAGTCGAAGACCATCAATTCGTCTTGCTCGTCGGGGACGAGGCAGATCAGCATTCAGAGCGCAGAGCCCATGATGAATCAGACAATACGAACGTCTTTAGTGGACCGAATACACTGAATGAACGCAATGACCGTCTCATCTAA
- a CDS encoding YutD family protein encodes MIQVNRERYEIVEEKREGFNEEAFIGRFSDVLEKYDYIVGDWGHGQLRLRGFYNDDHIKATFDTKISHVADYLYEYCNFGCAYFIVKRMEPVEGEEAPPRFDGSSANTLKLKRKFSPTEEAQ; translated from the coding sequence ATGATACAAGTCAATCGCGAACGATATGAAATCGTTGAAGAAAAGCGTGAAGGTTTCAATGAAGAAGCGTTCATTGGACGGTTTAGTGATGTCCTCGAAAAATATGATTACATCGTTGGAGATTGGGGGCACGGTCAACTTCGACTACGTGGCTTCTATAATGACGATCATATCAAGGCGACATTTGATACGAAGATTTCGCATGTTGCGGATTATTTATATGAATACTGTAATTTCGGCTGTGCCTATTTCATCGTCAAGCGGATGGAACCGGTAGAAGGAGAAGAAGCACCACCTCGCTTCGACGGATCTTCGGCCAATACGTTGAAGCTCAAACGTAAGTTTTCTCCGACTGAAGAAGCACAGTAA
- the lipA gene encoding lipoyl synthase: protein MARGEIQRKPEWLKIKLNTNETYTELKSMMREKKLHTVCEEAKCPNIHECWAVRRTATFMILGSICTRACRFCAVTTGRPNELDLEEPKRVAESVRLMNLKHAVITAVARDDLNDFGAGVYAETVREVRRMNPETSIEVLPSDMGGNFEALQTLIDAKPDIMNHNIETVRRLTPTVRAKATYDRTLEFLRRSKELAPEIPTKSSLMLGLGETWEEILQTMDDLRANDVDIMTIGQYLQPTKKHLTVIKYYTPQEFAELKEIALGKGFSHCEAGPLVRSSYHADEQVNAAKKNKAALPID, encoded by the coding sequence ATGGCTAGAGGAGAGATTCAACGGAAACCGGAATGGTTAAAAATCAAGTTGAACACAAACGAAACCTACACAGAGCTTAAAAGTATGATGCGTGAAAAAAAGCTACATACGGTCTGTGAGGAAGCGAAGTGTCCGAACATCCACGAGTGCTGGGCCGTTCGCCGGACAGCAACGTTTATGATCCTTGGGAGTATCTGTACACGGGCCTGCCGTTTTTGTGCCGTCACGACAGGACGTCCGAATGAACTTGATTTAGAAGAACCGAAACGCGTCGCGGAATCGGTCCGTCTGATGAACTTGAAACATGCGGTCATCACAGCAGTAGCGCGTGACGACTTGAATGACTTTGGGGCAGGAGTTTACGCCGAAACAGTGCGTGAAGTGCGCCGGATGAATCCGGAAACATCCATCGAGGTCTTGCCGTCAGACATGGGCGGAAACTTTGAGGCGCTTCAAACCTTGATTGATGCAAAACCGGACATCATGAACCATAACATTGAAACAGTTCGCCGCCTGACACCGACGGTCCGCGCGAAAGCAACATATGACCGGACACTCGAATTCCTTCGTCGTTCGAAAGAGCTTGCTCCTGAAATCCCGACGAAGTCCAGTTTGATGTTAGGGCTTGGTGAAACGTGGGAAGAAATTTTACAGACGATGGATGATCTCCGTGCGAATGACGTTGATATCATGACAATCGGTCAGTACCTTCAACCGACGAAAAAGCACCTGACTGTCATCAAATACTATACGCCACAAGAATTTGCTGAACTAAAAGAAATCGCGCTTGGCAAAGGCTTCTCCCACTGTGAAGCAGGTCCACTCGTCCGGTCATCGTACCATGCGGATGAACAGGTCAACGCAGCGAAAAAGAATAAAGCCGCTTTACCAATCGATTGA
- a CDS encoding bifunctional metallophosphatase/5'-nucleotidase has translation MKLHVIHYNDLHSHFDMWPRYMSFIKEHRTYDSLVFDLGDHADRVAPATEATQGKINTHLLNELAPTAVTIGNNEGITFPHDWLAALYTEATFPVLVSNMTAPFAKSGMIQELPTGNVGIFGLTAPYYELYELLGWTIEDPFEAAAREIKALRGQVDVLICLSHLGFYQDEELAERFPELDLIIGAHTHHVLDDGVVKNGVLIAQAGKHGQYAGEIYLNTDTGEKEAVLHPLHDYMADEASSVLLDREQYAAEKVMKEPIGRTSGLANDWFSPSPFSQLLADTMLDWCEADIACVPAGMLLGSLSPGPVSSFDLHRLCPHPINPCNVTMTGRQLMTFMEEVATDQFEQLKVRGLGFRGKLMGKMHYAGRDSVLATLDESAHYTVAMPDMFTFGPLFPAIKDMPKQYFMPELLRDLLFNRLSEKSEFTELHAPKR, from the coding sequence GTGAAGTTACACGTCATCCATTATAATGATCTTCATTCACACTTTGATATGTGGCCGCGCTATATGTCGTTTATCAAGGAACACCGGACGTACGACTCCCTTGTCTTTGATTTAGGGGATCATGCGGATCGCGTCGCACCGGCGACGGAAGCGACACAAGGAAAAATCAATACCCATCTCTTAAACGAGCTAGCACCGACTGCCGTGACAATCGGAAACAATGAAGGAATCACGTTCCCGCATGACTGGCTGGCGGCACTCTATACAGAAGCGACGTTTCCTGTGCTCGTCTCGAATATGACGGCACCGTTCGCGAAGTCAGGCATGATTCAGGAACTTCCGACCGGTAACGTCGGAATCTTTGGTCTGACGGCACCTTATTATGAATTATATGAGTTGCTCGGTTGGACGATCGAAGACCCGTTCGAAGCAGCGGCGCGTGAAATCAAAGCACTTCGCGGGCAGGTTGATGTCCTGATTTGTCTGAGTCATCTCGGATTTTATCAGGATGAGGAACTAGCAGAACGGTTCCCGGAACTCGATTTAATCATCGGAGCGCACACGCATCATGTCTTAGACGATGGTGTCGTCAAGAATGGTGTCTTGATTGCTCAAGCCGGTAAGCACGGTCAATACGCAGGTGAGATTTATCTCAACACGGATACCGGTGAAAAAGAAGCCGTCTTGCATCCGCTCCACGACTATATGGCGGATGAAGCGAGTTCCGTACTACTCGACCGCGAACAATATGCGGCTGAAAAAGTGATGAAGGAACCGATTGGCAGGACATCAGGTCTAGCGAATGACTGGTTTAGTCCGTCACCGTTCTCCCAACTGTTAGCAGACACGATGCTGGACTGGTGCGAGGCGGATATCGCTTGTGTCCCGGCTGGTATGTTGCTTGGTTCGCTATCCCCTGGTCCCGTCTCTTCTTTCGACTTGCACCGGTTATGTCCGCACCCCATCAATCCGTGTAACGTCACGATGACGGGACGACAACTGATGACGTTCATGGAAGAAGTCGCAACCGATCAGTTTGAGCAGTTAAAAGTCCGTGGACTCGGTTTTCGCGGGAAATTGATGGGGAAAATGCATTACGCAGGCCGTGACTCCGTTTTAGCCACATTGGACGAGTCGGCGCACTACACGGTCGCGATGCCGGACATGTTTACGTTTGGACCCCTCTTCCCAGCGATCAAAGACATGCCGAAACAGTATTTCATGCCGGAGCTTTTACGAGATTTGCTATTTAACCGGCTATCGGAGAAGTCAGAATTCACTGAATTGCATGCCCCTAAACGATAA
- a CDS encoding DUF72 domain-containing protein, with the protein MIYVGVTGWGDHGSLYPTPQDRKEKLAAYAGHFPAVEVDSTFYAIQPERNYQKWVAETPDAFRFIVKVHRAMSGHDRDNKDPLGPIFEQYIASIEPMRKSGKIAAILVQLPPWFDVSKVHLEYLQTVRKSLAGLPVAIEFRNPSWYSDEYRERTLRFLAEHQFIHTICDEPQTEDGSVPFVPVVTQETAFVRLHGRNKNGWLKKPGQSSDDWRKVRCLYRYSEEELQELAEHVRTLAGQAKDVYVFFNNNSAGDAAPNAKRLIEILNLDYELAPRQISLF; encoded by the coding sequence ATGATTTATGTCGGCGTAACCGGTTGGGGTGATCATGGTAGCCTCTATCCGACACCGCAAGACCGAAAAGAAAAACTGGCTGCCTACGCGGGACATTTTCCGGCAGTCGAGGTTGATTCGACGTTTTATGCGATTCAACCGGAACGAAACTATCAAAAATGGGTCGCAGAAACACCGGACGCCTTTCGCTTCATCGTCAAAGTACACCGGGCGATGAGCGGGCACGATCGGGACAACAAAGATCCGCTCGGTCCGATTTTCGAACAATATATCGCGTCAATTGAGCCGATGCGAAAGAGCGGGAAGATTGCGGCGATTCTCGTCCAACTGCCACCTTGGTTCGACGTTAGTAAAGTTCACCTTGAATACTTGCAAACTGTTCGTAAATCGCTTGCGGGACTCCCAGTTGCGATCGAATTCAGAAATCCGTCGTGGTACTCCGACGAATATCGGGAACGGACACTTCGCTTTTTAGCAGAGCATCAGTTCATTCATACGATTTGTGATGAGCCGCAGACAGAAGACGGTTCCGTCCCGTTTGTTCCTGTCGTCACGCAAGAAACAGCGTTCGTCCGCTTGCATGGTCGGAACAAAAACGGCTGGCTGAAAAAGCCGGGACAAAGCAGTGACGATTGGCGAAAGGTCCGTTGTTTGTACCGATACTCGGAAGAAGAGTTACAAGAATTAGCAGAACATGTCCGGACGCTTGCAGGACAAGCGAAAGACGTGTATGTTTTCTTTAATAACAATTCAGCAGGCGATGCCGCGCCGAATGCGAAACGTCTGATTGAGATTCTTAATCTCGATTATGAACTCGCTCCCCGGCAAATCTCGTTGTTTTAA
- a CDS encoding acyltransferase family protein — MFPILQKLKKGLFLISGLLISVILNFLWILNDGVDINNEFLFAIINSKAFILNWIPYFMLGIIYANYYEELKLIMIKYKSFLVIVIFILFLDILISIDLNVLYTSTNISNLIYIPFFLVFLNYFHDFVTRDNICNRIFTFLGNYSMGVYLTHPLIIKVLRFIGLTQSINSSNMFVFTLILTIALSVLLTFLISLLPYGSYIVPIPQKQKMKILKTNIDNQKVK; from the coding sequence TTGTTTCCAATTTTGCAGAAATTAAAAAAAGGTTTATTTCTAATATCTGGTCTTTTAATTTCAGTTATTTTAAATTTCTTATGGATACTAAATGATGGAGTAGATATTAACAATGAATTCTTATTCGCTATTATCAATAGTAAAGCATTTATTTTAAACTGGATTCCATACTTTATGTTAGGAATTATTTATGCTAATTATTACGAAGAATTGAAGTTGATAATGATTAAATATAAATCTTTTTTAGTAATCGTTATTTTTATTTTGTTTTTAGATATTCTTATAAGCATAGACTTAAATGTATTGTATACTTCTACAAATATATCTAATTTAATATATATTCCGTTTTTCTTAGTTTTTTTAAATTATTTTCATGATTTTGTTACACGAGATAATATATGCAATAGAATATTTACGTTTTTAGGTAACTATTCTATGGGTGTATATTTAACACATCCATTAATTATTAAGGTTCTGAGGTTTATAGGACTTACCCAAAGCATTAACTCTAGTAATATGTTTGTATTTACTCTGATATTAACTATTGCATTATCTGTTTTATTAACTTTTTTGATCAGTTTGTTACCTTATGGATCTTATATAGTTCCAATACCTCAAAAACAAAAAATGAAAATACTAAAAACTAATATAGATAATCAAAAAGTAAAATGA